Sequence from the Thalassoglobus sp. JC818 genome:
AACGCTCACCAATGAGAGTGACCGATCAGAGTGCACCGACGGGTTGCATTGAATCCTGTTCTTTGGGAGCAAGCTGGCGGGGTCGGCGAGAAAGTGGCTTGGGAGCGGGTTCGAAAAGTTCCTCAATCGAAAGCTCTCCTCGCAATACGCGGGTTCCGCCGGGAGCGTCGATTCCAATTTTCACCGAACCGCGACTGGTCTTGATGACTTTGATGACAATATCTTCGCCGATTTGGATGAATTCGTGCTTCTTGCGTGAGACGACGAGCATTGGGCTTCTCCGTAAATTGAGCTCATTCAGCGGTCGCTGAAATTGCGATCGGAAATCGTGGCTTCCTGCCGTTGATTTCCATGAAAAGGAATATTGTGTAGGGAGTGGGGATCTGTGTGGTCGGGTCTGACCAAGGGAGGTGATGCGAGAAACCTAACGCATCCTGCGTGCCAATAGCTGCGTCTTTCTGATAGGTGAAAATTGGGTCGTGTTTGTAAGTGTTTTCCGGGTAATTGGTTACGGCGCCGAGTCTTACTCTCTGAGGATTTGAGCGAACGTCTGCGAGCGGATCTGGTCCAGGTTTTCGGTGTCAGAGCTTGCAAGTCTGACATTGTACCCGGTGCAATTGTTTCATTCACAATTGAACCGATCGGCTGGAACTGCCGATTCGACATCGAATGCTGTAAACTCTGCAGATTCGACTGGACATGCTGGTGATTGCTGAAGCGAGCGCGACTGATTCCGATGTGGATTTCCGAGATTTTTCATTCCATTCAAGGCGAAGGCCAACATTGCGGCGTTCCGAGCAGCTTCGTAAGAACTTCGGGCTGTAATCTTCGATGCTGGTTTTGTGACACGCCTCATACCTCGTGGAATCCCGAAGGGACTGAGTATTCGATCGAGCAGCTTCTCGCGCTGATTGAGGATTACAACTGCGAGCATGTTGTCCTCACGGGCGGCGAGCCACTTCTTGTTCCCGACATGGTTCCGCTGACGAAGGAACTTTCCCGGCGCGGTCACTACATCACGATTGAAACCGCCGGAACCTGTTTTCTTCCAGTGGAAGCCAATCTCATGTCCATCAGCCCCAAGCTTGCGAACTCGACTCCAGTCGGAACGAATTGGCAGGATCGCCACGAAGCGAGACGACATCGCCCTGAAGTGATTGAGCGACTGATTCGAGAATATGACTACCAGTTCAAATTCGTCGTTGATGTGCCAGACGACATGTCAGCCGTTGAAGAATATCTGGCTGGTCTCTCGTCGTATGACACTTCAAAAGTTTTCGTCATGCCGCAGGGAACGAGCGTTGACGAATTGAATCAGCGGATGAGTTGGTTGTCTCCCGGGGCTGAAGTTCGAGCCTGGTCCGTTTCTCCTCGGCGACACATCGAGCTTTTTGGAAACACGCGAGGAACATAGCCGAAGAGACTCATGGCAGAATTGAAACTATGGGCAGAGTCAATTCCTCAGCCTCAGTCAATCGCCAATCAGGGTTTAAAGAGCAGTGTTTTATTCAGAGTTGGATCGAGGTCATTGAAGTGACAAGCGAGCATGATTCAAGAGACGAAGTGAAGCGTGATCGCTTGACGTTTTACCCAGTCATTGTGGTTTCTGCGATTTTTTGTATCTCGATCTTCATCGTGATTGCCGCAACGTTTGGCGATCAACTGAATCCTGCCAATCGCTGGGTCAATCGGAACGCGAATACTGTGTTGATCGTTGAGACTGTCGTTCTAGTCATCGTGACGCTGGGAGCGATGACGATCGATCGAGTGCGGACCTTAAAGAAGCTGTCGCAATCCAAGTCCTCATCACCTGTGTCACAGGAGTCGCCCGATGTGGATTAAGGTGTGCGGGTTGACGTCGGTCGAGAATGCACTGCAAGTTGCTGCTTTTCAGCCGGACGCGATTGGTTTGAATTTCTACTCACGATCGTCACGGCGCGTGGACTTATCGACTGCCGGCGAGATCGCAGCAGCCTTGCCGAAAACGATCGAGCCGATTGGCTTGTTCGTCAATCACTCCACTTCTGAGATTCTCGAAGCTGCCAATTGCTGCGGACTCAAGACTGTGCAATTGCACGGCGACGAGTCTCCGGAGTTTGCATCGTCTCTCAAGGGGCTACAAGTCGTTCGAGCGATTCGAGTCAACGAAGAAACGATCGATGATCTTGAGAACGAAGTGCATCAGTATCTCGAACGAGATGTTAATGTGCGGGCATTTCTGGTCGATGCGCGAGTCAGTGGAGCGTACGGCGGAACCGGGCACAGCGTTCCGTGGGAACTCGTGGCATCTCGATACAATTTTGAAGACTGGCCTCCACTCATCCTTGCTGGGGGGCTGGGAGTCGACAACATTCAGTCCGCTATTGAAGCTGTTCGACCGTGGGGTGTTGATGTGGCCAGCGGCGTTGAATCATCGAGCGGAGTAAAGTCTCCCTCACTCGTGGAAAAATTCGTTTTGAAGGCTCGTCACCAGCACTGAGAATCTGGGCATTGTTCACTTCTGAATCGACAGGAAACACCGGCTGATGCATGTATCAATTCGAGCAGTGATCGAGAAGATTCTTCAGAATGAAGAGATTCAAGAGGAGCCCATGCAGGCTGCGGTGGGAGCGATCATGGACGGCGAGTGCTCGCCGGTCGATGTTTCGTCGTTTCTGACTGCTCTGGCGGTCGACGGGGAAACGGAAACCGAAATCGCCGGTGCGGCAGCTGCGATGAGAAAGCGGTCGCTGAAAATCGAAACTTCTCAAACCGGATTGATCGATACCTGCGGCACTGGAGGCGACAAACTCCATACGTTTAACATCAGCACAGCGACAGCACTGATCGTCGCTGCGTGTGGACAACCGGTTGCGAAACATGGCAATCGAAGCGTTTCGAGTTCAAGCGGTTCTGCGGATGTTTTGGAAGCACTCGGAGTGAATATTGGCTTGTCGGCTGAGCTGGCGGGTCAGTGTCTGGATGAGTTGGGGATCTGCTTCTGCTACGCCCGGCTGTTTCATGGAGCGATGAAACACGTCGCTCCGATTCGGGCTGAGTTAGGAATTCGGACCATCTTCAACTTGCTCGGACCGCTCACAAATCCGGCGAGTGCTGAGTTTCAATTGTTGGGGGCAAACCGCGACGGAAATGCCGAGCGAATTGCTCAAGCTGCGAGTCGACTGGGGACCAAGAAAACGTTTGTCGTCTGTGGCAATGATCAGCTGGATGAAGTCTCGCTGTGGGGAAAGACTCGAGTCTGGGAAGTGACGGGCAACAATCCACCGGTCTTGATGGTATGGACCCCCGCCGACTTCGGCCTGGAAGAATGTCATCCTGACGAACTGAAAGTCTCTTCGCCCGGCGAGAGTGCGGACGTCATTCGAAGCATCATCAGTGGTCAGGCTGGACCTGCACGCAGAATGGTCGTCGCCAACGCAGCGGCAGCTCTGCTGTGCAGCGGTCGAGCGAGTTCACTCATTGAAGGAGTCCGATTTGCTGAGGATGCGATCGATCGTGGCGAGGTGCGATTGTTGCTGAATCGCCTTGCAGAGTGGTCACAGTCGCATCAAGATTCGGTCACGAATGGGTGAATGCCCGTTGCGGGAGATCCTAAAATGTTCCCGATGGACTCCATTCAGCATCCAACACGAGCTATCCTGCTCGTCTTTCACCGATGGATTTTCGAATTCATCACAATTTGCAGTTAACTGTCTGCTCGTGTGAACCGGCTGGCTCGATCGTTCAGAGTCGCTGTTCGCGGGGGTTTTTGAAATATCACTAGAGAAATGCTCTGGAACAATGCTTGGTGAGCAGACCGGAAGGTCCCACTGAGAGCTCGCTCCAGAAAAGGCTGAAACCGGGAGTCGATGGCGTGCCTGTCATTAATGTCGAAGGGGAATGGCTAAACAAGCTGCTGGGAAAAGAGTACGCAGTTGAAGAACTCGCCGACACCCTCGAACAGATCGGATGTGACGTTGAGGACATCGTGACTGTCGAGCGATTTCGCTGTCCGGTGTGCGGGAATGCCGTCGAAGGATCGCTCGGTGCGGAAGTCACGCGGCGGTGCAACTGGTGTGAACATGAACAGGAACAGCCCTTCGAGCGGATCGGCGAGAGCCAAGTCATTCGTCTCGATCTATTGGCTGCCCGTCCGGATCTATTCGATGTTGGTGGGATCGCCCGTGCTCTCAAAGGGTACTTTGAAGAAGTCGTGGGACTTCCAAAGTATGAAGTTGGTCAATCTGATCTTGAATTAGTCGTCGATGCGTCGGTTGATGGCGATGACTGTCAGCGGCCATTCATTCGGTGTGCCGTCGTCGAGATGAAACAGATCGACGATGCGACACTCGTTGCGTTGATGAAGCTTCAGGAAGCACTCCACTGGGGCGTCGGCAGAGATCGCAAGCTGGCTTCGATCGGGGTGTACGACCTCGATCAGATTACCGGTCCGCTTCAATATACGACCATCGATCCGGACTCGGAACGCTTTGAGCCACTCGGACGTCCGGGTGAGCAGATGACCGGACGAGAGATTCTCGAGAAACATCCCAAAGGGACAGCTTACGCGAAGCTGCTCCATGACCATCGACGTTTTCCGGTACTGAAAGACTCGAAGGGCGTCATTCTCTCGATGCCGCCGATCATCAACAGCGAATCGACGAAAGTCTCTCAAAACTCACGCCGTCTGTTCATTGATGTCACTGGCATCAGCGAGTCGGCAGTCGTCAAATCGCTCGACACATTTGTATCGTCGCTGTTAGAAATGGGAGGAACTGCCAAGTCCGTCTCCGTGAAAGCACTCAACGGAAAGACGTTTGACTCGCCCGATCTCTCTCCTCGAGAAGTTGAGATCGACCTCGAGTCAGCGAACCGGTGGCTGGGACTGCCTCTCGATAAAGACTCTCTCAAAGCTTCTCTCAATCGCATGAGACTCGACGTCAGCCCTGTCGATGGATCGGATTCTCGATTCACTGTTCGCTATCCGGCGCTGCGAACGGACTTCAAACATATGGTTGATGTCTTCGAAGATCTGGCGATTGGTTACGGATACAAGAACATTGTTCCGAGTTATGCAGGACAGGCGACGACCGGTCAATCGCGACCGGAAGATGACGAGAGCGATATGTTCCGAAGCGTGATGCTCGGTCTCGGTTACGGCGAAATCATGAGCCTGCCGATGACGACCGAGGAGTTGCATTTCGAGAAATTTGGGCTGCCGGTTCCGGAATCGTATCCCAAAATTGCGAATCCAAAGTTAAAGGCGATGACCGTTGTGCGGACTCATCTCATGACGGGTGTGATGGAACACCTGCGCGAGAATCGACGTGCACCGCTGCCTCTGCGGTTCTTCGAACTTGATAACGTCACCGTGCTGGACTCTCAGGCGGAGACGGGAGCCCGCGAAGAACGTCATCTCGCGATCGTCGAAATGGGAAAAGATGCCAGCTATGCCTCAATTCGGTCTGTGATCGATTCACTGATGTTCGAAATCGGAGCGACAGCAACGTTTAAAGCCATCACGCATCCATCCTTCATTCCGGGACGCGTGGCGGAGTTTGAAACTGATTCCGAAGTCCGGGGAGTCCTCGGCGAACTACATCCGGAAGTGATTGTCAACTTCGGATTGGATCATCCAGTCGCGCTGGCTGAACTGACAGTGTCGAAGATTGATGTATGAATAATCTGACGAGCAATGTTCCGATTCGCTGGATCGCGTTCGATGCAGTGGGAACGTTGATTTTCGCCGATCCTGGAGTTGCAGAAACTTATACCCGCATTGGAAACCGGTTCGGGGCCGATCTCTCGACCGAGATTGTGCGAAGCCGATTCCAAAAAGCGTTCGCTGAACACCAGCGGACGTTCTCGACCAACGAAGATCACGAACTGAACTTCTGGAAGCGGGTCGTCGGAGAAGTCCTGGGACCTGTCGAAAATGCTGACGATTGCTTTAATGAACTTTACCGGCACTTCTCGCTCCCGGAATCATGGCGGCTCGCCGATCACGCAGCGGAGGTGATTTCCGTTCTGCAGTCAGAAGGGGTTGGAGTTGCGATTGCTTCGAATTTTGATCGTCGTCTGCACACTGCATTGGACGGGCATCCAGTCTTGTGCGACATTGATGTCCGTTTGATTTCGTCCGAAATTGGATGGAGAAAGCCAAGCCAGCAGTTTTTCGAAGCACTCGTCGATCGCTGCGAATGTGCTCCCGATCAGATCTTGATGGTCGGCGATGACTTCGCGAATGACTATACTGGTGCCCGAAATGCAGGGCTCCAGGCTGTTCACCTCGGAGCAGGGCGAAGTGACATCGATTCGGAATTCCAGATCGGATCACTAGCGGACGTTCTTCCACTCAGTCGATGCGGTTTATGAATCAGCAGCGTGAGAATTCGAAGGGCCGAATGTGGAGCCTGTGGGTGTCGCTGTTCTGGTTTGGAGTAGCAGTTTTTACATTGCTGGCTATTGTCATTCGTCTCACAGTGCAAGATTCGTATTGGGGCGCCTCTGCTTACTTTTATGCGACGCCGCTGCCTGTCGTCGCTGTCACGAGTGGGCTTCTTTTTTTGAAGTCGGCACGCAAGCGGAGCTATCGCTGGGCGACTTTTTGGGTTCTCTGTTGCGTCTTGCTCGTTGGAAGTTGGGTGGCTCGCGAGTGGAAATTCGACGCACCCCGCGCTGTCAAAGAAGATGCAGCGACGGTGATGTTTGCCAATCTTTCTCGAAAGCAGTCGTGCGAGTCGTTTCTGGAGAAGGTTCGACTTCATCAACCCGATGTCATCGGGCTTGTCGAGATTGGTCAGCATCCGGAGGAAGAAACGGCCCGTTGGAATCGGTTGTTGCCCGACTATCAGTTTTCGTTTCTTTACAAAGGGCTTGGACTGTTGAGCCGGAAGCCGCAGGGACGCAGTTTCGTTCACTGGCTGGGGCATGGATCGGTGGGCTGCGAGCAATCGATTGAAGTTGATGGTCGAGAACTGACGTGCATCGTCGTTGACATGACTGCCAACCCGCTCGTGATGCGTCGTCCGATTCTCGACGAACTCGCCTATGTCGCTGGCACGTTTAAGAATCGACATGTGTTGATCATGGGGGACTTCAATACACCTGCCGAATCACACGCGTTTGATGCATTGCGAGAACAGCATCAAAACCTGTTTGATGCAGCTGGTCACGGTTACCGAGGATCGTGGCCGCTTCCGTTTCCGGTGCTGGCACTCGATCAAATCTGGATCAATCAAAACCTGATTCCAGTGGAGTGCGTTTATGACTCAAGCGAGGAGTCAGATCACCGGGTTGTGATCGGTCGTTTTCAATTTCGTGAAAGGGACGAGGAAACTGGGGAAAGAGTTTCCTCTGTACTGGACTCTCGCTAATATCGATCTGGATGAGATCCCGAAACTTATCTGGAATCGACGAATAGTGCTTCTGAAGTTTGCCAATCGAGTGGTCTCTGGAGCAAGTTGCTCTGTCTTGCATGCTCGCTTGGATTGTTTGCAATCGTTGTCGTTCTGTTTGCTCGTGCGAAGTTGCAAAGACCATTTCGCCAAGTGCTTTCAAACACACACCGTGCTCAACTCAACTTCAGGATGCTTTCTCGTCTCCTTGAGCGCCCGAACGATTTTCTGTTTTGGGGTTTCTTTGAGAATGACCTTCCTCAACCCTCCTCGCATCTTCCAAGAGAGACAGCAGCATGTCGAATTCGTCGAATGACACAACACGACGCTCCTTCCTGAAGTCCACCGCAGAAGCGGGTACTGCAATGGCTTTAATGAGCGGATTTTCTGGTCAAGCCGGGCTGTATGCGGCCGGTGATGAAAAGATTCGAGTGGGCTTAGTCGGATGTGGCGGACGCGGGTCCGGCGCAGCCAATCAGGCATTGAATGCTGATCCCAACGCTGTGCTTGTCGCGATGGGCGATGCATTTCCTGAGAAGATTGAAAGCTCAATCAAATCATTGAAAGCACAGAAGGGGATCGCTGACCGAGTGCAGGTCGACGAAGACCACCAGTTTTCTGGTTTGGATGCTTTCCGATATGTGATTGATTCGTGTGACGTTGTCATTCTCGCAACGCCTCCGGGATTTCGTCCGGAGCAGTTCGAATACGCCGTCGAAAAAGGGAAGCACATTTTCACCGAAAAGCCCATGGCCACAGACGCTCCGGGCGTTCGTCGTGTGATGGCAGCGGTGAAGCGAGCACAAGAAAAGAACCTCGCTGTCGTGGCAGGTTTCTGCTGGCGGTATGACTACGCGAAGCGTGCCTTCTTTGAAAAAGTTCTCGCCGGAGACATTGGTGACGTTCTCTGCTCGTACGGAACTTACCTGACGAATCCAGTCAAGACGATGCCCGATGAATCGACTCGTCCGGAAGGGATGAGCGATCTCGAATGGATGGTTCGCAACTGGTACAACTTCACATGGTTGTCAGGTGACGGACTCGTCGAGCAGGCTTGCCATACCGTCGACTGGATTTCCTGGTCCAAAGGAGACAAGCCACCTGTCAGTTGTACCGCAGTCGGTGGACGACAAGTGCCTGCCAAGGGTGGGAACATCTTCGATCACATCGAAGTGAACTATCTCTGGGAAGACGACACACGTGCGTTCATGGCCCAGCGGCAAATTTCCGGATGTCATAACGAGAACAACTTCTATGTTCTCGGCTCGAAAGGAAAAGGCACGATCACGCGTCGCGGTGTTTCGATCACTGGTGAGGAAGATTGGCGCTATAAGGGGCCGACTCCCAACATGTATCAGGTCGAGCATGACGAAATGTTCAAGTCGATTCGCGAAGGCAAACCGATCGACAATGGTGAGCGAATGGTCACCAGCACCATGATGGCGATCATGGGACGTATGGCTGGGTACACCGGCAAAGAGGTGACCTGGGAGATGGCCTGGAACTCCGAAGAAAAACTCGTCCCGGAAATTGGCAACTGGGATACACCGGTTGATTTGCGACCCATGGCGATTCCGGGAGCGACCTTGTTTGAGTAACATATTCCTGAAGAATTCTCAGGACAAGCCGTCGACTGAGAGGTCGGCGGCTTCTTTTATATGAAAACTCAACTATGTCTTATCCGCGCGTTTCCACTCTCAAAACAGCGAGCGATTTCCGCACCTATCTTGATTCGCTGAATGTCGACCTCCCGTTTGATGAAAACGTCGAGTCGGGAGAGCAGTCCGCGCTCGGCCAGACATTTCAACACTCCAGCCAGTCAATCGGGAACCGTTTCTGTATTCTTCCAATGGAAGGTTGGGATGGAACCAAAGACGGCAAGCCGACGGACCTGACGCGTCGACGTTGGGAAAACTTCGGCCTCAGCGGGGCCAAGCTGATCTGGGGTGGTGAAGCGGTCGCGGTTCGACACGATGGCCGGGCGAACCCGAATCAGTTGCTCTGCACTGAAGAGAACCTCGGAGAACTCGTCGCTCTGCGTGAGCTTCTCGAGGAAACACATCTCAAGCATTTTGGAACGACGGACGATTTACTAGTCGGGCTTCAGCTGACTCACTCCGGGCGATTTGCGCGTCCCAACGAGAAATCACGACTCGAGCCTCGCATCGCATATCGCCATCCGGTGCTGGATCAAAAGTTCTCGATTGAAGGCGACGATACGATTCTCAGTGATGATGAATTGTCGAAACTGATCGACGATTTTGTGGTCGCATCGGTTCGTGCTCAGAAGGCTGGGTACAAGTTCGTCGACATCAAACATTGCCATGGTTACCTCGGGCATGAAATTCTCTCCGGCTATGACCGCCCGGGCCGATTCGGTGGTAGCTTGGAAAATCGAACGCGTTTTCTCCGCGAAATTGTTTCAGGGATTCGAGCAGAAGCACCCGGACTCGAAATTGGAACGAGAGTCAGCATCTTCGACTTCTCTCCCTTCGAACCGGGAGAAGACCGAATTGGAATTCCGTCATCGCAAGGGGATTACAAATACGCATTCGGCGGAGATGAGACTGGAACAGGGATTGATTTGACCGAACCTCAGCAGTTCATGCAGATCCTGCGTGAGCTGGAGATCAAGCTGGTTTGCATCAGTTGTGGAAGTCCGTATTACAACCCTCACATGCAGCGTCCGGCCATCTTCCCGCCATCGGATGGTTATCTTCCTCCTGAAGACCCGCTCGTTGGTGTCGCCAGACAGATCAATGTCACGCGGCAAATCAAGGAAGCGAATCCGGACATGGTCCTGGTTGGGTCAGGCTATTCATACTTGCAGGAATGGCTTCCGAATGTCGGACAACATGCCGTCAAAAACGGGCATG
This genomic interval carries:
- a CDS encoding carbon storage regulator, whose amino-acid sequence is MLVVSRKKHEFIQIGEDIVIKVIKTSRGSVKIGIDAPGGTRVLRGELSIEELFEPAPKPLSRRPRQLAPKEQDSMQPVGAL
- a CDS encoding NADH:flavin oxidoreductase, giving the protein MSYPRVSTLKTASDFRTYLDSLNVDLPFDENVESGEQSALGQTFQHSSQSIGNRFCILPMEGWDGTKDGKPTDLTRRRWENFGLSGAKLIWGGEAVAVRHDGRANPNQLLCTEENLGELVALRELLEETHLKHFGTTDDLLVGLQLTHSGRFARPNEKSRLEPRIAYRHPVLDQKFSIEGDDTILSDDELSKLIDDFVVASVRAQKAGYKFVDIKHCHGYLGHEILSGYDRPGRFGGSLENRTRFLREIVSGIRAEAPGLEIGTRVSIFDFSPFEPGEDRIGIPSSQGDYKYAFGGDETGTGIDLTEPQQFMQILRELEIKLVCISCGSPYYNPHMQRPAIFPPSDGYLPPEDPLVGVARQINVTRQIKEANPDMVLVGSGYSYLQEWLPNVGQHAVKNGHVDFVGLGRMVLSYPELPADVIAGEVMKRKKICRTFSDCTTAPRNGIVSGCYPLDPFYKSMPERQQLLEIKKEIS
- a CDS encoding endonuclease/exonuclease/phosphatase family protein, with the protein product MNQQRENSKGRMWSLWVSLFWFGVAVFTLLAIVIRLTVQDSYWGASAYFYATPLPVVAVTSGLLFLKSARKRSYRWATFWVLCCVLLVGSWVAREWKFDAPRAVKEDAATVMFANLSRKQSCESFLEKVRLHQPDVIGLVEIGQHPEEETARWNRLLPDYQFSFLYKGLGLLSRKPQGRSFVHWLGHGSVGCEQSIEVDGRELTCIVVDMTANPLVMRRPILDELAYVAGTFKNRHVLIMGDFNTPAESHAFDALREQHQNLFDAAGHGYRGSWPLPFPVLALDQIWINQNLIPVECVYDSSEESDHRVVIGRFQFRERDEETGERVSSVLDSR
- a CDS encoding phosphoribosylanthranilate isomerase codes for the protein MWIKVCGLTSVENALQVAAFQPDAIGLNFYSRSSRRVDLSTAGEIAAALPKTIEPIGLFVNHSTSEILEAANCCGLKTVQLHGDESPEFASSLKGLQVVRAIRVNEETIDDLENEVHQYLERDVNVRAFLVDARVSGAYGGTGHSVPWELVASRYNFEDWPPLILAGGLGVDNIQSAIEAVRPWGVDVASGVESSSGVKSPSLVEKFVLKARHQH
- a CDS encoding HAD-IA family hydrolase, with product MNNLTSNVPIRWIAFDAVGTLIFADPGVAETYTRIGNRFGADLSTEIVRSRFQKAFAEHQRTFSTNEDHELNFWKRVVGEVLGPVENADDCFNELYRHFSLPESWRLADHAAEVISVLQSEGVGVAIASNFDRRLHTALDGHPVLCDIDVRLISSEIGWRKPSQQFFEALVDRCECAPDQILMVGDDFANDYTGARNAGLQAVHLGAGRSDIDSEFQIGSLADVLPLSRCGL
- a CDS encoding Gfo/Idh/MocA family oxidoreductase, with the protein product MSNSSNDTTRRSFLKSTAEAGTAMALMSGFSGQAGLYAAGDEKIRVGLVGCGGRGSGAANQALNADPNAVLVAMGDAFPEKIESSIKSLKAQKGIADRVQVDEDHQFSGLDAFRYVIDSCDVVILATPPGFRPEQFEYAVEKGKHIFTEKPMATDAPGVRRVMAAVKRAQEKNLAVVAGFCWRYDYAKRAFFEKVLAGDIGDVLCSYGTYLTNPVKTMPDESTRPEGMSDLEWMVRNWYNFTWLSGDGLVEQACHTVDWISWSKGDKPPVSCTAVGGRQVPAKGGNIFDHIEVNYLWEDDTRAFMAQRQISGCHNENNFYVLGSKGKGTITRRGVSITGEEDWRYKGPTPNMYQVEHDEMFKSIREGKPIDNGERMVTSTMMAIMGRMAGYTGKEVTWEMAWNSEEKLVPEIGNWDTPVDLRPMAIPGATLFE
- the pheT gene encoding phenylalanine--tRNA ligase subunit beta, with protein sequence MSRPEGPTESSLQKRLKPGVDGVPVINVEGEWLNKLLGKEYAVEELADTLEQIGCDVEDIVTVERFRCPVCGNAVEGSLGAEVTRRCNWCEHEQEQPFERIGESQVIRLDLLAARPDLFDVGGIARALKGYFEEVVGLPKYEVGQSDLELVVDASVDGDDCQRPFIRCAVVEMKQIDDATLVALMKLQEALHWGVGRDRKLASIGVYDLDQITGPLQYTTIDPDSERFEPLGRPGEQMTGREILEKHPKGTAYAKLLHDHRRFPVLKDSKGVILSMPPIINSESTKVSQNSRRLFIDVTGISESAVVKSLDTFVSSLLEMGGTAKSVSVKALNGKTFDSPDLSPREVEIDLESANRWLGLPLDKDSLKASLNRMRLDVSPVDGSDSRFTVRYPALRTDFKHMVDVFEDLAIGYGYKNIVPSYAGQATTGQSRPEDDESDMFRSVMLGLGYGEIMSLPMTTEELHFEKFGLPVPESYPKIANPKLKAMTVVRTHLMTGVMEHLRENRRAPLPLRFFELDNVTVLDSQAETGAREERHLAIVEMGKDASYASIRSVIDSLMFEIGATATFKAITHPSFIPGRVAEFETDSEVRGVLGELHPEVIVNFGLDHPVALAELTVSKIDV
- the trpD gene encoding anthranilate phosphoribosyltransferase, with protein sequence MHVSIRAVIEKILQNEEIQEEPMQAAVGAIMDGECSPVDVSSFLTALAVDGETETEIAGAAAAMRKRSLKIETSQTGLIDTCGTGGDKLHTFNISTATALIVAACGQPVAKHGNRSVSSSSGSADVLEALGVNIGLSAELAGQCLDELGICFCYARLFHGAMKHVAPIRAELGIRTIFNLLGPLTNPASAEFQLLGANRDGNAERIAQAASRLGTKKTFVVCGNDQLDEVSLWGKTRVWEVTGNNPPVLMVWTPADFGLEECHPDELKVSSPGESADVIRSIISGQAGPARRMVVANAAAALLCSGRASSLIEGVRFAEDAIDRGEVRLLLNRLAEWSQSHQDSVTNG
- a CDS encoding 7-carboxy-7-deazaguanine synthase QueE — encoded protein: MWISEIFHSIQGEGQHCGVPSSFVRTSGCNLRCWFCDTPHTSWNPEGTEYSIEQLLALIEDYNCEHVVLTGGEPLLVPDMVPLTKELSRRGHYITIETAGTCFLPVEANLMSISPKLANSTPVGTNWQDRHEARRHRPEVIERLIREYDYQFKFVVDVPDDMSAVEEYLAGLSSYDTSKVFVMPQGTSVDELNQRMSWLSPGAEVRAWSVSPRRHIELFGNTRGT